In the Manis javanica isolate MJ-LG chromosome 14, MJ_LKY, whole genome shotgun sequence genome, one interval contains:
- the LOC108403077 gene encoding neuropeptide Y receptor type 6 → MELSLNHPASNTNNARSNDSAFFYFESCQPPSLVLLLLLIVYTVVFIVGLFGNLSLIIIIFKKQREAQNVTNILIANLSLSDILVCVMCIPFTVIYTLMDHWIFGDTMCKLTSYVQSVSISVSIFSLVLIAVERYQLIVNPRGWKPSVSHAYWGITLIWLFSLLLSIPFLLSYHLTDEPFHNLSVPTDIYTHRVACVENWPSKMNQLLFTTSLFMLQYCVPLSFILICYLKIIICLHRRNGKVDRKRDSESRLSENKRISTMLISIVVTFGACWLPLNIFNIIFDWYHEVLMSCHHDLVFVVCHLVAMVSTCINPLFYGFLNKNFQKDLVVLIHHCQGFAPRKRYENIAISTIHTDESKGSLRLAHTPTRR, encoded by the coding sequence ATGGAACTTTCCCTAAACCATCCAGCATCTAATACAAACAATGCAAGGAGCAATGACTCCGCATTTTTCTACTTTGAGTCCTGTCAACCACCTTCTCTAGTCTTGCTCCTGTTACTCATAGTCTACACTGTGGTCTTCATCGTGGGCCTTTTTGGAAACCTCTCTCTCATCATTATCATCtttaagaagcagagagaagcacAGAACGTCACCAACATACTGATTGCCAATCTCTCCCTCTCTGACATCTTGGTATGTGTCATGTGCATCCCTTTTACTGTCATCTACACTCTGATGGACCACTGGATATTTGGGGATACCATGTGTAAACTCACTTCTTATGTGCAGAGTGTCTCCATCTCTGTATCCATATTCTCACTTGTGTTAATCGCAGTTGAAAGATATCAGCTGATTGTGAACCCCCGTGGCTGGAAGCCCAGTGTGTCTCATGCCTACTGGGGTATCACACTGATTTGGCTATTTTCCCTTCTGCTGTCTATTCCTTTCCTCCTGTCCTACCACCTCACGGATGAGCCCTTCCACAACCTTTCTGTCCCCACTGACATCTACACCCACCGTGTGGCCTGTGTTGAGAACTGGCCCTCCAAAATGAACCAGCTCCTCTTTACCACCTCCCTGTTTATGCTCCAGTATTGTGTCCCTCTGAGCTTCATCCTCATCTGCTACCTGAAGATTATTATCTGCCTCCACAGGAGAAATGGGAAGGTGGACAGGAAGAGGGACAGCGAGAGCCGGCTCAGTGAGAACAAGAGGATCAGCACGATGTTGATCTCCATTGTGGTGACCTTTGGGGCCTGCTGGTTGCCCTTGAACATATTCAATATCATCTTTGACTGGTATCATGAGGTGCTAATGAGCTGCCACCATGACCTGGTATTTGTAGTTTGCCACTTGGTTGCTATGGTTTCTACTTGCATAAACCCTCTCTTTTATGGCTTTCTCAACAAAAATTTCCAGAAGGACCTGGTGGTGCTTATTCACCACTGCCAGGGCTTTGCACCTCGgaaaagatatgaaaatattgCCATCTCCACTATACACACAGATGAATCCAAGGGATCATTAAGATTGGCTCACAcaccaacaagaagataa